One genomic segment of Tubulanus polymorphus chromosome 4, tnTubPoly1.2, whole genome shotgun sequence includes these proteins:
- the LOC141904466 gene encoding A disintegrin and metalloproteinase with thrombospondin motifs 14-like, whose amino-acid sequence MNRFSIFQALSNQGGKMISEVPRAALKLVFILCLLHENQFPTEASEPTIKVSVGNHYQVVVPYISDERGDFISYDVTSGASPRRSRSRRSTHSDDGNNNTHHHHHRGKRHKFFITLNINEEKLVLKLKQAKKLLPPYAIIEEYDNDTATVRPLTSDCMYKGKVNDIPFSSVAVSLCNGLDNKLSSLD is encoded by the exons ATGAATCGTTTCTCGATATTTCAAGCTCTTTCAAATCAAGGAGGAAAAATGATCTCAGAGGTTCCGCGGGCAGCACTGAAACTAGTGTTTATATTGTGTTTGTTACATGAGAATCAG TTTCCCACTGAGGCCAGCGAACCTACTATTAAAGTATCAGTAG GAAATCACTATCAGGTTGTAGTTCCATACATTTCCGACGAGAGGGGAGATTTCATATCATACGACGTCACTTCCGGTGCGTCGCCACGGCGTTCGCGTTCACGACGCAGTACCCATAGCGACGACGGCAACAACAAtactcatcatcatcaccaccgCGGGAAGCGTCATAAATTTTTCATCACTTTGAATATAAACGAAGAGAAACTAGTTTTGAAACTGAAACAAGCGAAAAAACTTTTGCCTCCTTATGCTATTATCGAGGAGTATGACAATGACACGGCTACAGTACGACCTCTCACTAGTGACTGTATGTATAAAGGGAAAGTTAATGATATCCCGTTTTCATCGGTGGCAGTCAGTTTATGTAACGGATTG GATAACAAATTGAGCTCATTGGATTAG
- the LOC141903904 gene encoding BTB/POZ domain-containing protein KCTD6-like: MMSDEVIVLNVGGVQYTTTLSTLSKYPHSMLGVMFSGQFGSASVDGQGNYFIDRDGETFKHVLNFLRTSQLCLPQGFKDWDLLEAEADFYQILPLIDSVKELKARSKGGRYLEFLDFEESAYFDRHYIPPLSRTSDRELKSGGLVISGHVKTLKLLPLPDKTLQDLEGTISQYKTVHVSTSVCSKIAIINALGLQGWELVETSFANNTDQDGSYIVHKYVWYHGS; the protein is encoded by the coding sequence ATGATGTCGGATGAAGTAATAGTACTGAATGTTGGCGGAGTTCAATACACGACGACTCTGTCAACTCTTAGTAAATACCCGCACTCGATGTTAGGAGTCATGTTCAGCGGTCAGTTCGGATCGGCGTCCGTCGACGGCCAGGGAAACTACTTCATCGACCGCGACGGCGAAACGTTCAAGCACGTTTTGAATTTCCTGCGTACTAGTCAGTTGTGTTTACCTCAGGGATTCAAAGACTGGGACCTGCTCGAGGCCGAGGCCGATTTCTACCAGATTTTGCCGCTGATCGACTCGGTGAAGGAACTGAAAGCGCGCAGCAAAGGCGGGCGCTATTTAGAATTCTTAGACTTCGAGGAATCGGCGTATTTCGACCGGCACTATATTCCACCTCTGTCGCGTACGAGCGATCGAGAATTGAAGAGCGGCGGACTCGTCATATCGGGCCACGTGAAAACTCTGAAACTGTTACCGCTTCCCGATAAAACCCTGCAGGATCTGGAGGGTACGATCAGCCAGTACAAAACGGTGCACGTGAGCACGAGCGTCTGTTCGAAAATAGCCATCATCAACGCGCTAGGCTTACAAGGCTGGGAACTAGTGGAGACGTCGTTCGCCAACAACACCGACCAAGACGGCTCCTATATCGTGCACAAATACGTGTGGTATCACGGGTCGTGA
- the LOC141904124 gene encoding speract receptor-like, whose translation MRDLNHENINLFVGACVDHPNYCLLYLYCSKGSLEDIMENDDIKLDDLFKRSLIQDLTNGLAYIHGSSLKAHGKIKSSNCVVSSRWVLKITDYGCNRLMEQKQDEVGDYKFYKGLWWTAPEILKLPDCNSVRTQAGDIYSFGIVLYEVIYRRTPYSTEILSPQDIVQRVRDSIAQTRPYRPDTEGQKDVEVTDARFVDLMKQCWQEKPEHRPTIGDIKNSQKEINKGRRLNIMDNMLKMMERYANNLEELVEHRTEELVEEKKKTDMLLHRMLPSSIAEKLKSGESISPEVFQSVTIFFSDIVKFTTISALSTPIQVVDLLNDLYTLFDSTIERYDVYKVETIGDAYMVVSGLPERNGERHAGEIAEMALDLLSSVLSFKVAHMPDIQIQVRIGIHTGSCCAGVVGLSMPRYCLFGDTVNTASRMESNGKGLRIHLSQQACDALMKLEGYQIEDRGKMEIKGKGVQHTYWLSDKEGFDKPLPSEADFEPIYNDCGLPVRRNIQTA comes from the exons ATGAGGGATTTGAACCACGAAAATATCAATCTGTTTGTCGGCGCTTGTGTGGACCACCCTAATTATTGTTTACTTTATTTGTACTGTTCTAAAGGAAGTTTAGAG GATATCATGGAGAATGATGATATAAAACTGGATGACTTATTCAAGAGATCTTTGATTCAAGATTTAACGAAT GGTCTCGCATATATTCACGGCAGTTCGCTGAAAGCTCACGGCAAAATTAAAAGTTCCAACTGCGTAGTGAGCAGTCGATGGGTTTTAAAGATTACCGATTACGGCTGTAATCGTTTGATGGAACAGAAACAAGATGAAGTCGGCGACTACAAATTCTATAAAG GTTTATGGTGGACAGCGCCCGAAATTCTCAAATTGCCCGATTGTAATTCTGTTCGAACCCAGGCAGGTGACATTTACAGTTTTGGGATAGTATTGTACGAAGTGATATATCGACGGACGCCTTATAGCACTGAAATACTCAGTCCACAAG ATATCGTGCAGCGTGTTCGCGATTCTATCGCTCAAACTCGGCCGTATCGACCTGATACCGAGGGACAGAAAGACGTTGAGGTCACTGACGCTCGATTCGTAGATCTGATGAAACAATGTTGGCAAGAAAAACCGGAACATCGACCAACAATCGGCGACATTAAAAACAGTCAGAAAGAAATCAACAAGGGAAG GCGATTGAACATTATGGATAATATGTTGAAGATGATGGAACGCTACGCGAATAATCTAGAGGAATTAGTAGAACACAGAACTGAAGAACTGGTCGAGGAGAAAAAGAAAACCGATATGTTACTGCACAGAATGCTACCTAG TTCGATAGCTGAAAAGTTGAAATCTGGCGAAAGTATCAGCCCCGAAGTGTTTCAATCTGTGACGATATTTTTCTCGGATATCGTAAAATTCACGACGATCTCGGCGTTAAGCACGCCTATCCAGGTAGTCGATCTGTTGAACGATCTCTATACGCTTTTCGACAGCACAATAGAACGATATGATGTCTATAAG GTTGAAACTATCGGCGATGCTTACATGGTGGTAAGCGGTTTACCGGAACGGAACGGAGAGAGGCACGCTGGAGAAATTGCCGAAATGGCCCTCGATTTGCTCAGTTCTGTTCTCAGTTTCAAAGTTGCGCACATGCCCGATATACAGATACAAGTTCGTATTGGTATTCACACGGGGTCCTGTTGCGCAG gAGTGGTCGGGTTGTCTATGCCTAGGTATTGTCTGTTTGGTGACACTGTGAATACTGCATCCAGAATGGAATCAAATGGAAAAG GTTTGCGAATACATTTGAGTCAACAAGCGTGCGATGCTCTGATGAAACTGGAAGGTTACCAGATTGAGGACAGGGGTAAGATGGAAATCAAG GGAAAAGGGGTGCAGCATACTTACTGGCTAAGCGACAAAGAGGGTTTTGATAAACCGTTACCGAGTGAGGCGGATTT cGAACCAATTTACAACGATTGCGGCCTTCCAGTGCGAAGGAATATCCAAACAGCGTAG
- the LOC141904467 gene encoding A disintegrin and metalloproteinase with thrombospondin motifs 3-like: MVQILEDDYIIEPMTGTHGGQGQPHKVYKVDLNGHKLGESRDTPEQFGDIDLDDAGSAESLESDLESDANDDQYTYEDPSLLYDEMVSSLPGGRRPDRRKRSAPQRFTRRFKRRDGSRGDDGRYHLELLLVVDQMVRRFHGEKLIEQYLLTLINIVDSIYHHKSLGVKINVVVIKLMFLDQTKARSMIVEGDGKQTLDQFCAWSNRLLPRNTHNPLYHDFAVFLTKEDIGPAGYAPVTGMCNPSRSCSVNKDEGFSSAFVIAHEIGHVFGMTHDGQMNRCTGDASDGRIMAPLVQSTFNKHFWSKCAAQTLHENLPDYFCLLDDPFDAGFNTYSPPHGYHWSIDEQCKQEFGRGFSRCKAFPMPFCDSLWCSTPGNELLCKTKKGPPLDGTICGRNMWCQQGMCTHRVGKLPVNGGWSSWSDWNRCSRSCGRGVQYRTRTCNKPTPANGGNDCKGFKGQFKLCNKHDCPSNEDFRAQQCAKKLNNRNIYGRKHTWLPYEQKESSKRCLLTCVSKETNKVFTSIKSTMIDGTFCSYQDKSNVCVKGHCKKVGCDGRLNSPVSFDKCGVCNGDNTECTAIHGVFDKRIPKGEYSRVMILPRGARHIIVKEKRSLPHFLAIRERTTSKYILNGNERSSRTHHFIYDGTLFIYRHDSRLEAIRIIGPLIKDLVLLVYSRSERRPSISYEFIVSNDLAFGAAHSNQETLKYQQYVWDTKGWTQCTKTCGSGLQYENYVCIDQYSNRDVSKESCAHLDRPKSVSRRCNNEVCTEYRWVESVWSKCNSDCGDDGFMYRSLTCQKQEGQQKTRVNDMHCDRTDMPVTMKECNRTPCPTRSLVYTYRWQAEKWKPCSASCGNTGFKNRGVACIRVRNGGLSVRVRNSYCQSKLTPHYRKECNRKPCPSSWVTGKWSQCSKTCGTGEQKREVKCDKPNDKHEYFCPDSKPVEVQACNKIICPRAEAQPTISIRVTTPRPRATCEDRSSFCSRFQHIVLNNKCRLPLYRKLCCWTCAYYGY; this comes from the exons ATGGTACAGATACTGGAGGATGATTATATCATTGAACCAATGACAGGCACTCACGGGGGTCAAGGCCAACCACATAAAGTTTACAAAGTCGACTTGAACGGGCATAAACTGGGCGAATCACGTGACACACCAGAACAATTCGGAGACATCGATCTAGATGATGCTGGGTCAG ccGAATCCCTGGAATCAGATCTAGAATCAGATGCGAATGATGATCAATATACTTACGAGGACCCGTCGTTACTATACGACGAGATGGTATCATCATTACCCGGTGGCCGGCGACCTGATAGGAGAAAGAGATCCGCACCGCAGAGATTTACCAGACGATTTAAACGCCGCGATGGAAGTCGCGGTGACGACGGTCGATATCACCTAGAACTGTTACTGGTCGTAGATCAGATGGTCAGACGATTTCACGGGGAGAAACTTATAGAACAGTACCTACTGACGCTTATCAATATC GTGGATTCGATTTATCACCACAAAAGTCTCGGAGTTAAAATAAACGTAGTCGTTATCAAGCTTATGTTCCTAGACCAAACAAAG GCTCGTTCAATGATCGTGGAAGGTGACGGTAAACAAACCCTCGATCAATTCTGTGCCTGGTCAAATCGTCTGCTTCCACGAAACACCCACAATCCTCTTTATCACGACTTCGCTGTATTCCTAACTAAAGAGGATATCGGACCAGCAG GTTATGCCCCGGTAACTGGAATGTGTAACCCCAGTAGAAGTTGCTCCGTGAACAAAGATGAAGGATTCTCATCTGCTTTCGTCATCGCGCATGAAATCGGTCACGT GTTTGGTATGACGCATGATGGACAGATGAATAGATGTACCGGTGACGCCTCGGATGGTCGTATCATGGCTCCTTTAGTACAATCAacattcaataaacatttctggtcgaaatgcgCCGCACAAACTCTACACGAAAATCTACC TGATTATTTCTGTTTACTTGACGATCCATTTGACGCTGGTTTCAATACATATTCCCCTCCTCACGGATATCACTGGTCGATAGACGAACAATGTAAACAGGAATTCGGCAGAGGATTCAGTCGCTGTAAGGCT tTCCCGATGCCTTTCTGCGATTCATTGTGGTGCAGTACTCCCGGTAATGAATTACTGTGTAAAACCAAGAAAGGTCCGCCGTTAGACGGTACGATATGCGGCAGAAATATG TGGTGTCAGCAGGGTATGTGCACGCATCGGGTCGGTAAGCTACCTGTAAATGGAGGCTGGTCTTCCTGGTCTGATTGGAATAGGTGTTCGCGTTCGTGCGGACGCGGGGTTCAATATCGCACTCGCACCTGTAACAAACCGAC ACCAGCTAATGGGGGAAATGACTGTAAAGGTTTCAAAGGACAGTTCAAACTGTGCAATAAACAT GATTGCCCCAGCAATGAAGATTTCCGAGCCCAGCAATGCGCCAAAAAACTGAATAATAGAAACATATACGGACGCAAACATACGTGGCTGCCGTACGAACAGAAAGAAT CGTCAAAACGTTGTTTATTGACTTGTGTATCGAAAGAGACGAACAAAGTATTTACTAGTATTAAATCTACAATGATCGACGGTACTTTCTGTTCCTATCAAGACAAATCAAATGTCTGCGTAAAAGGACACTGTAAG AAAGTCGGATGCGACGGACGCTTAAATTCACCCGTTTCGTTTGATAAGTGCGGAGTTTGTAACGGTGATAATACTGAATGTACGGCTATACACGGCGTCTTCGATAAGCGCATACCTAAAGGAG AGTATAGTCGAGTGATGATCTTACCGCGTGGAGCCAGACATATTATCGTTAAAGAAAAGCGAAGCTTACCTCACTTCCTAG CGATTCGCGAGCGAACAACTTCTAAATATATACTAAACGGAAATGAAAGATCGTCGCGGACTCATCACTTTATCTATGACGGcactttattcatttatcgtCACGATTCAAGATTGGAAGCCATTCGCATTATTGGACCTCTGATTAAAGATCTAGTTCTTCTC GTATATTCACGGTCGGAAAGACGTCCCTCTATATCCTATGAGTTTATCGTATCTAACGATTTGGCGTTCGGTGCGGCTCACAGTAACCAAGaaactttgaaatatcaacaatACGTATGGGATACCAAAGGATGGACACAATGCACAAAAACCTGTGGCTCCG GTTTACAGTACGAGAACTACGTTTGTATTGACCAGTATTCGAATCGGGATGTGAGTAAAGAAAGCTGCGCTCATTTGGATCGACCAAAATCAGTATCGAGACGATGTAACAACGAAGTTTGTACCGAATACAG atgggttgaaagcgTTTGGAGCAAATGCAACTCGGATTGCGGAGACGACGGTTTCATGTACAGATCGCTTACGTGTCAGAAGCAAGAAGGCCAACAAAAAACGAGAGTCAACGATATGCATTGTGATAGAACCGATATGCCTGTAACTATGAAAGAATGTAATCGAACTCCTTGCCCTACTAGATCACTGGTTTACACTTACAG ATGGCAAGCTGAAAAATGGAAGCCATGTTCGGCGTCGTGCGGTAATACCGGGTTTAAGAATCGCGGCGTCGCGTGCATTCGCGTCAGAAATGGAGGATTATCGGTACGAGTTCGAAACTCTTACTGTCAATCAAAGCTTACTCCGCACTATCGGAAAGAATGTAACAGAAAGCCGTGTCCATCGTCGTGGGTGACGGGAAAGTGGTCGCAG tgttCAAAAACATGCGGAACAGGTGAACAGAAAAGAGAAGTAAAATGCGACAAACCAAACGATAAACACGAATACTTTTGCCCCGACTCGAAACCGGTCGAAGTTCAAGCTTGCAATAAGATAATCTGTCCACGTGCAG AAGCGCAGCCGACCATTTCGATTCGAGTAACGACGCCTCGACCTCGCGCGACCTGCGAAGATCGGTCTTCGTTCTGTTCGAGATTTCAACACATCGTTTTGAACAATAAATGTCGTTTGCCGCTTTACAGAAAACTGTGTTGCTGGACGTGCGCTTATTACGGTTATTAA